In a genomic window of Diabrotica undecimpunctata isolate CICGRU chromosome 2, icDiaUnde3, whole genome shotgun sequence:
- the LOC140433641 gene encoding uncharacterized protein, producing MQRAPDAVNHLQVLQRAVNQLSEWLKKTGLALSTPKSKLIWFSRRPCSQSPIITLNGTPLQLVTHHKILGLSFESRLTWKQHISVVKGNAMKRLNIIKALSKYTWGVDETILLNILYRALIRSKLDYSSFIYMPASKSDLKLLNSMHNTFIRLCLGAFKSSPIDSHSKCHDHLATIP from the coding sequence ATGCAACGTGCTCCAGATGCTGTAAATCATCTTCAGGTGCTCCAACGTGCTGTAAATCAACTTAGCGAATGGTTAAAAAAAACCGGATTAGCTCTTTCAACCCCTAAATCGAAATTAATATGGTTTAGCAGAAGACCCTGCAGCCAAAGTCCAATTATCACCCTTAATGGAACTCCATTGCAACTAGTTACTCATCACAAAATACTTGGTTTATCGTTTGAGAGTAGGCTAACTTGGAAACAGCATATTAGTGTAGTAAAGGGCAATGCAATGAAGAGACTCAATATCATTAAGGCACTATCAAAGTACACATGGGGTGTGGACGAAACGATTTTACTTAATATATTATATAGAGCTTTAATCCGCTCAAAACTGGACTACAGCAGCTTCATATACATGCCTGCATCAAAATCTGACTTAAAGCTACTAAACTCTATGCATAACACTTTTATTCGTCTTTGCTTGGGCGCTTTCAAATCTAGTCCCATAGACAGCCATAGTAAATGTCACGATCATTTGGCTACCATCCCATGA